One genomic segment of Helianthus annuus cultivar XRQ/B chromosome 14, HanXRQr2.0-SUNRISE, whole genome shotgun sequence includes these proteins:
- the LOC110908271 gene encoding uncharacterized protein LOC110908271, whose amino-acid sequence MAEEFYNAFATPVAPVTAAETVYSENETGTHQKPPKLMYIEDFQGWKNRFENWVQAYRFDAWCSLLKDYERPKNGRGLEKGFNDFTEADKLKYTSEKMMINILQQAVKEYIFVLLQHNETTRSIWEALIQKFRGSADMIKNKKALLKKSFDMFTAFDHETTKQTIDRYCHLVLEMGRLDIQKEDDEWVDKLAEALPQEKWGTYLIIVKLMRKTESMNLAQFIQKIEEQELDIQKTAIMTNPNAKQDVSLYYRGNKFEATPSQSPKISTAFSADGSSSPNASTTTQSGGYTSSFSSFDPNSNTPSPQKQNSTNLQCNVTLNIQNGQHLSPEVEKQHMASLVAMLESYESLIAGRIGNPMLTKEDYDQIDAEELELIDVKWCLASACRRAENFQQITGRDEF is encoded by the coding sequence ATGGCCGAAGAGTTCTACAATGCTTTTGCGACACCGGTTGCACCTGTCACTGCTGCTGAAACAGTGTACAGTGAGAATGAGACGGGTACTCATCAGAAACCACCAAAGTTGATGTATATTGAGGATTTTCAGGGATGGAAAAACcggtttgagaactgggttcaagcttacagattcgatGCTTGGTGTTCTTTGTTGAAAGACTACGAGAGGCCAAAGAATGGACGCggtttggaaaagggtttcaatgattttacagaagctgacaagctgaaatatactagtgaaaagatgatgatcaacattttacagcaagcagttaaagaatatatttttgtgttacttcaacataACGAAACAACTAGATCCATCTGGGAGGCTTTAATTCaaaaattcagagggagtgctgatatgatcaaaaacaaaaaggcctTATTGAAGAAGTCGTTTGATatgtttactgcatttgatcatgaaacTACGAAGCAAACCATAgatagatactgtcatctggttctagaaatgggaagattggatattcagaaagaagatgatgagtggGTTGACAAGTTAGCTGAGGCTTTACCCCAAGaaaagtggggaacttatctgattattgtgaaactCATGAGGAAGACTGAGAGTATGAActtggctcagtttattcagaaaattgaagaacaagaactggatattcaaaagactgctatcatgacaaatccaaatgctaagcaagatgtcagtctgtactatcgagggaacaagtttgaggccactcccagtcagagtccaaagattagtactgcatttAGTGCTGATGGGTCATCAAGTCCAAATGCCAGCACTACAACACAAAGTGGTGGAtatacttcatcattctcaagctttgatccaaacagtaacacacctagccctcagaagcaaaattctacaaaCCTGCAGTGTAATGTGACtttgaacattcagaatggtcaacatctatctcctgaagtggaaaagcaacacatggcatctcttgtagccatgttagagtcgtatgaaagtttgattgctggaagaattggtaatccaatgctcacaaaagaagactacgaccaaatCGATGCTGAAGAACTTGAGTTGATAGATGTGAAATGGTGTTTGGCCAGTGCTTGCAGGAGAGCTGAAAACtttcaacagattactggcagGGATGAGTTTTga